tttgtggttttttttttttttttttttttttgagatggaatctctctctgtcacccagcctggagtgcagtggcatgatccccgctcactgcacctctgcctcccgggttcaagcaattcttctgcctcagcctcccgagtagctgggattacaggtgcgtgccactatgcctggctaatttttgtatttttagtagagacagggtttcgccatgttggccaggctggtctcaaactcctgacctcaggtgatctgcctgccttggcctcccaaagtgctggaatggcatgagccactgtgcccggccaagaaggTTGTTTTTTCCGAGCTGTTTTTTCTGCTCTAAGGAAAGAGGCAGGATTCAGGGGATGCTTTGTATCTTTTCCTGCTTCCCAACCCCAGTCCTTCCTCTTGTTTTGGAtttcttgctgcatcatctcTGTCCTTCTTTAGGGCTGGAGGTGACTTCTGTGAGCCTTCCCTTCCTCTAACTCTGGCCTCTTTCCTGCCGCAACATGGTTCTCTTCTAGTCCGTTCAAAACTTTTTATTGCCACGTGAACAATCTCATTGGGAAAcaaaaaactcaagaaaaaaaatcccatgccCAAAAAGCATGgaacacaacaaaaagaatagTGTAGAAGACACTtaaataagcaataaaataatttgaatgaaaTTGTTGACAAACTGGACTATAGTTATGTCTAGCCTTGTTGAATCTCAACATCTTATTTGACATTGACTTTGGAATTTGTGAGCCACCTGTTTTGAGGAAATGGGGACACTCCTTTCTCTTTTCCGATTTCCCAATTTATCTTCCCACTTGTGCCCTGAATCCTGAGGACTTAGATTTCCTAGGGGTATGGTCAAGGAGCTGGGTCTAAAATTCACACGAAGATTGTAGGGGCAGAGAAAGAAGCCTTTCTCCTGACAAAGGACAGATATATGGGAAGTAAACTGTAATACAGCTAGTGGATTCCTGATTATCCGAATGAGTAAGTAGATTTCTCACTTTGTGGATGGTCCGTTACCTGGGATCTCCTATCCTCCTGGAGCTGAACTAGGAGAGTGGAACCAGAGTCATAATGAGGCATCTGATGAGGGGAGgagtagggagagagagaaagagatgtagagaggaggagagagagaaggatatCTCAGGTCTCATTTTAAGGCTAATTTGAGAGGAGACACGTAGAGTACTTGAGAACCTGGGTCCTGGCACCAGACAACCTGGATTCAGATCCTGGCTGTGCCATTTCCTGGTTGTATGATGTTGGGCATGTAACTTgacttctctctgcctcagtttcctcatctgtaaaataggataatagttttacctcatagggttgctaTGAAATGAAGTAAGTAATGTATATATAGAGTGATTAGAAGTAAAAATTCGAGGCTGGGCGGGGTGACtcaacacctataatcccagcactttgggagggcaaggcaagaggattaattgagcccaggaatttgcgaccagcctgggcaacatggtgaaaccccatctctacaaaaatacaaaaattagcggggtgtggtggcacatgcctgtaatcccagctactcaggaggctgaggtcgggggaggatggcttgagcccaggaggtggaggttgcagtgagtcgagatccagcctgggtgacagagcgaggctctgttccccccatccccccaaaaaGGAGTAAAAATTGGAGCAATACTAAAAATGAACATGTTAGCTATGAAGATTATTTTTTGTTGGATTACCCGCTATTTATGTGCCATCCAGGACGTTCCTCTTAACAGGTAGCCAATTTAGAGCTGGTTATGACAGACAAGACCCCTTTCATAACTTTTTGGAATTAGTGGAGCCATCTTTACACATCTTAaggaggaggccgggcacggtggctcacacctgtaatcccagcactttgggaggctgaaggaatttgagaccaacctgaggtcgggagtttgagaccagcttgaccaacatgcagaaaccccatctctactaaaaatacaaaattagctgggcgtggtggcgcgtgcctgtaatctcagctactcgggaggctgaggcagaattgcttgaacccaggaggcggaggttgcggtgagccaagattgtgccattgcactccagcctgggcaaaaagagtgaaactccgtctaaaaaaaaaaaaacaaaaactcaaaaacaaatcTTAAGGAGGAGGGGCAGAATAATTCTGAACCACAGAGCCTAAGAAGAGGACCCAGCCGCTGGCTCAGAAGGGAATGCTCGGCCTTCTGTAGAAAAATCTACTATTCAGAGACCATcatgggtaacacggtgaaaccccgtctctactaaaaatacaaaaaaaaaattagccgggcatggtggcacatgcctgtagtaccagctactctggaggctgaggcaggagaatcacttgaacccgggaggcggagcttgcagtgagccgagatcgtgccactgcactccagcctgggcgacagagtgagactctgtctcaaaaaaaaaaaaaaaaaaaaaaaagaaagagaaagaaaaatctaccaTCCAGATAACTCCTCTTATCCATGAGAGAATAGGATGCTTACAAATGATAACTGTATCAGGGCCAAAGGTAGAGGCTGCAACATTATGATTAAAGTGTTAACTTCAagtttagatagttccatgttcacTAATTCCTAAGAAAACACTAGTAAAAAAATATCAGGAACCCTGGCAGGTTATttgtaatatatacatgtatatatatttcaagagacagggtcttgctctgttgcccaggctggggggcagtgatgtgatcatagctcactgcatccttgaactcctggactccagcgatattcccacctcagccttttgagtagctgggactacaggtgcgtgccaccatgcccagctaattttttaatataaagacggagtcttgctatgttgcccagtctggtctcaaacttcagagagcaaatgatcctcctgcttcagactcctgaagtgctgggattataggcatgagccaacacgtcCAGCCCTGTGAAGTTTTTTGAGATTAGGCTTCAAAATACCTCTTCAGAGTGTTAGGTTCTCTGGCTTTAAGGTAAATATTAATATAGTTAAACTGGGGGAAGGAACATacgggatttcttcctggttcttcAACAGGTTTTAGAATTTACTACAGGAGGTAGGGGAAAGTTAGTAGCTTTACTTAATGTAGTAAGCTCAAAGTCAAAACCCTGGCTAAACATGCAAAATGGGTTTCCTAATCCTTTTTTAGTCTTCTGTGTCTGAGGACTGTGTTAGGAGATTCAACACCTTCTCCCCACTCCAACACTCCTTTTCTGCAGGTCCAGAATGGCTACAACAGTCCCTGATGGTTGCCGCAATGGCCTGAAATCCAAGTACTACAGACTTTGTGATAAGGCTGAAGCTTGGGGCATTGTCCTAGAAACGGTGGCCACAGCCGGGGTTGTGACCTCGGTGGCCTTCATGCTCGCTCTCCCGATCCTCGTCTGCAAGGTGCAGGACTCCAACCGGCGAAAAATGCTGCCTACTCAgtttctcttcctcctgggtgTGTTGGGCATCTTTGGCCTCACCTTCGCCTTCATCATCGGACTGGATGGGAGCACAGGGCCCACACGCTTCTTCCTCTTTGGGATCCTCTTTTCCATCTGcttctcctgcctgctggctcaTGCTGTCAGTCTGACCCAGCTCGTCCGGGGGAGGAAGCCCCTTTCCCTGTTGGTGATTCTGGGTCTGGCTGTGGGCTTCAGCCTAGTCCAGGATGTTATCGCTATTGAATATATTGTCCTGACCATGAATAGGACCAACGTCAATGTCTTTTCTGAGCTTTCCGCACCTCGTCGCAATGAAGACTTTGTCCTCCTGCTCATCTACGTCCTCTTCTTGATGGCGCTGACCTTCCTCAtgtcctccttcaccttctgtggTTCCTTCACGGGCTGGAAGAGACATGGGGCCCACATCTACCTCACGATGCTCCTCTCCATTGCCATCTGGGTGGCCTGGATCACCCTGCTCATGCTTCCTGACTTTGACCGCAGGTGGGATGACACCATCCTCAGCTCCGCCTTGGCTGCCAATGGCTGGGTGTTCCTGTTGGCTTATGTTAGTCCCGAGTTTTGGCTGCTCACAAAGCAACGAAACCCCATGGATTATCCTGTTGAGGATGCTTTCTGTAAACCTCAACTCGTGAAGAAGAGCTATGGTGTGGAGAACAGAGCCTACTCTCAAGAGGAAATCACTCAAGGTACAGATGCAGCCTGGCTAGGCAGAGAATCCCTTGTAGAAAGGTGGGGGAGAATCATAGGATATTATAACTGTAAGGAACATGCAAGATTTTCCAGATTATACCCTTGATAGAATAGATAAGTTCCTTAAGGCTCAGATCTTGCTTAAAGTCGTCCAGCCTGTTAGAGACAAGTAGAACACGAAGCTGGCCTCTGGAGTCTTTATTGAGTACTTTGTACAATTGGTGTAGACTGGGAGAGCCCTCCTCACTTCCCCTTTCTTGTGCTGTAATTTCCTGTGGGGCAGAACACCTCAGAGGTTTCTGTGCATCAAAATAAGAtgcagcaaagacatggaaaagGGATAACGAGACAAATTCCCAGCAATAAGTAGGTGAGGTTGTGTTTTTTATAAAAGATAACGAGGCATTCCTTCCAGAAATGTGGAGCCTTTGTAGATTTCAGTGCATAAAACCAAGCCATGATTTCCTGCAGTGATCACAGAGCAGAGAAGGGAGAAAGCCCTTTTATCACAAACCAGCAGGAAGTCTCTGTAAAATTGGTAAGGATTCTGGTTTAGTGTGAAGAACCacattttttgtgtatgtttctGGGCCCATGGGAAGGAACAGATCATATTTGACATACAAGAATCAAAtgattcaggccaggcatggtggctcactcctgtaatcctagcgctctgggaggctgaggtgggaggattgcttgagcccagaagtttgagaccagcttgggcaaaatagcaagacttcatctctatttaaaaaaaaaaaaaaaaaaaaaaaaagaatcaaatgattTTGCTCTTATCTGGAGTTGAGAGAAGCCAGATGTTCTCGTGTTGTTTTCATAAGCAAAAGAGGCTAAACTGATGGCCAGAAAGTACTCCTGCTCATAGGGACCTATTCATTGGTCTCCAGGGTTTACACTGACCTTTAAGTCTAATCACAGGGGGTGGGTGGTTTTGGGATAGGAATGAGGAACCTCCAAGGCCATGTTCTTAGCTCCAGCTAAAAATAGGTCTTTCCTTTGCTCTTAAGCCTGAGGTGTGGAACTTCCTGGTGCTACTCACTGCAGCTATGGTCCCTGTCTAGGGCACTTGGAAGTCTGAagggaggcggaggagggcaggaggggtTATTTAACCACCCAGCCCCTCCTGTCCGTTCCGTGGCTTCACTCCATCACCTCACTCCTGTACTTCCTGTTCTCATTCACTGATgagtcttccttccttcattcatttcaaGGGCCACTGTCAGCTTTCTCCCTTAAAATGCTTCTCTGGCCTCCATGCTTTGCTGCTCACTTTCCTCCCTGGGTCCCCTGAGCCACCCCATCCCATCAAATCCTTCCTGAGCCCTTCCACAGTTGGAACCAACAACCTCTGAAGCTTTGCTCACAGTCCAGATGAACCAAGTCGCTGTGCTTTCCTGCCTGTGCCTGTGCTCCAGGTGTGTCTGTCCTCTGCCTGGTGTGGCCATCTCCCTCTTCTGCCCTTCTCCAGGATCAGGCATTCCCCAGTTTCCCCTGGTAATCACTCCACCCTGTGCATCTGTAGGACTTTGAAATGCTCTTATCAGGGTCTGTCTCATTGCACTGTTATTTATGTACCTGTCATATGTTCCTTACTCTCCAGTGTCAGCTGCAAGGAGGGATCATTCTGGTTAATCTTTATGTGCttcaccatctctctctcttttttttttttttgagacagagtctcgctctgtcacccaggctggagtgcagggacatAATCTTGGCTTgccacaagctctgcctcccaggttcaaggcaattttcctgcctcagcctcccgagtagctgggattacagatgtgcaccactatgcccaactaatttttttgtgtttttagtagagacggggtttcaccatcttggccaggctggtctcgaactcctgacctcatgatccgcccacctaggccttccaaagtgctgggattacaggcttgagtcaccgtgcccggccacgaTCTCTTACATAAAGGCGTTTAAGTGTTTGTTCAGCAAATTGGGCCCATAAATTTGGTGGGAAATAAATGAATTGCTTTGAACTGCATTCATGATGATTGCATGTGTTTATCCTTGTTTCCCAAGCCTTTGGTTTTCCCCAAATACACAGAAAACAGTTGCTCATCAATCCTGCCTCTTCCCAATGAAAatgatacaaatatatacatattttccttGTCAGGCAGTTGAAATAGGTAAATCCCCAGTGAGATTCACTCTAGGTACACCCCTGGCCAGATCTATATCTGAAATGACTGGTTtttatgactttttcttttttttttttgtttgagacagagtcttgttctgtcgcccaggctggagtgcagtggcgcgatctcggctcactgcaagctccacctcctgggttcacaccattctcctgcctcagcctcctgagtagctgggactacaggtgcccgccaccacgcctggctaattttttgtatttttaatagagatggggtttcaccttgttagccaggatggtctcgatctcctgaccttgtgatccgcccacctcggcctcccaaagttctgggattacaggcgtgagccaccacgcccagcccatgaCTTTTCAAATGTGCTTTTGAAGTGGTCCTAGGATGAGGTGGGGCTCTGGTAAAGTTCTGAAAAGGGGCGTCCCTAGTCATCatagttattcattcattcaaccaatattgTGTTTGCTTTGTGCCTGGTCGTAGGCTTGAGGACCTAGTCTCTCTCCCTCCAAGAAACTTAAGTTCTGCTGGAGAGACAGGCAATTAAATGGGCAAGATGTCACACTGTGATAAGTGATACAATGGGGTGAACATAGGTGGGGGCCCCAATGGTTTAATTTCTCCTGTTCCTCCATTTCAGGTTTTGAAGAGATAGGGGACACGCTCTATGCCCCCTATTCCACACATTTTCAGCTGCAGGTAAGtgatttctttctccctcttcatcAAAGGCATTAGCACCTCAGGAACACTGATCCTTTGGAAACAGACGATGTTACCTTTCTCATGGCCCCTAGATGGCCACTTGAAGGAATGTTGGGTCTTCTTTCCTCTAAGCGGCCTCATGGGGTTAGTGGGTAAGAATGAGTGCTTGGCATAGAGAGGACTTGGGGGTGAGAGGcctgggagaaagggaaggaaatgagaCTCCTGCCCAGACTGGAGACCTGTTGAAATGGCAGGAACTGGAGTGGGTTTCACGATATGACTGTTTCCTTTTCAGAACCAGCCTCCCCAAAAGGAATTCTCCATCCCACGGGCCCACGCTTGGCCGAGCCCTTACAAAGACTATGAAGTAAAGAAAGAGGGCAGCTAACTCTGTCCTGAAGAGTGGGACAAATGCAGCCGGGCGGCAGATCTAGCGGGAGCTCAAAGGGATGTGGGCGAAATCTTGAGTCTTCTGAGAAAACTGTACAAGACACTACGGGAACAGTTTGCCTCCCTCCCAGCCTCAACCACAATTCTTCCATGCTGGGGCTGATGTGGGCTAGTAAGACTCCAGTTCTTAGAGGCgctgtagtatttttttttttttgtctcatccTTAGGATACTTCTTTTAAGTGGGAGTCTCAGGCAACTCAAGTTTAGACCcttactctttttgtttgttttttgaaacaggatcttgctctgtcacccaggcttgagtgcagtggcgcgatcacagcccagtgcagcctcgaccacctgtgctcaagcaatcctcccatctccacctcccaaagtgctgggatgacaggcgtgagccacagctcccagcctaGGCCCTTAATCTTGCTGTTATTTTCCATGGACTAAAGGTCTGGCCATCTGAGTGCACGCTGGCTCACACAGCTCTAGGGGCCTGCTCCTCTAACTCACAGTGGGTTTTGTGAGGCTCTGTGGCCCAGAGCAGACCTGCATATCTGAGCAAAAATAGCAAAAGCCTCTCTCAGCCCACTGGCCTGAATCTACACTGGAAGCCAACTTGCTGGCACCCCCGCTCCCCAATCCTTCTTGCCTGGGTAGGAGAGGCTAAAGATCACCCTAAATTTACTCATCTCTCTGGTGCTGCCTCACATTGGGCCTCAGCAGCTCCCCAGCACCAATTCACAGGTCACCCCTCTCTTCTTGCACTGTCCACAAACTTGCTGTCAATTCCGAGATCTAATCTCCCCCTACGCTCTGCCAGGAATTCTTTCAGACCTCACTAGCACAAGCCCGGTTGCTCCTTGTCAGGAGAATTTGTAGATCATTCTCACTTTAAATTCCTGGGGCTGATACTTCTCTCATCTTGCACCCCAACCTCTGTAAATAGATTTACCGCATTTACGGCTGCATTCTGTAAGTGGGCATGGTCTCCTAATGGAGGAGTGTTCATTGTATAATAAGTTATTCACCTGAGTATGCAATAAAGATGTGATGGCCACTCTTTCACGGTGGTGGCAGCAGTTACCAGTAATGAGCATTAGACTCTGGGGGATAGAACACGGGCTGCCCTGAGAGCTTCATGTTGGAGCTGAAGTTCAAGGTTCACTTTCTTTGGGTTTGTACTTGACCCTTCTTCATGTGTCTCTCCTGTTGCCTCTAAAACAAGTGTGTTTCCCCTCATTTTTGAGGCTGTCAATGGTGTGAGAGCCAGGATCATCAAGGGGCCTGAGGTTTTACTCCAGAAAGGCAGAGGAGTGGCAACCTTGGCTTGGGGTTTGGCAGCCCAGGAAAGGCAGGGAGGAGAGCTCAAAGCCGGTTTCATGTTTCACCCAAGGTCTAATTGTGGGAGAGGACAAATCCAGATCCCCTGTTTGACAGAATTAGTTCACAAATGTCTCTTGGCAAAGACATGTGACACCTAACTATGATAATTGACTTAATCCAAGAAAGAGCTCTGTAGGGCAGAGCAATAGGAAATCTCTCTTTcgttatggaaaaaaaataatcccTCTACATAGAAACTGAGTGACATGTAAAAATGTGTAGCTAAGTCAGGGAGTTACTTCCTAAGAGCCTGACGCTGTGCTTTTCATCAAAAGGAAAAACCAGCGTGAGGCAGAGGcgagggaggtggaggtgagcgGATGATGTGCTGAGTTAGGGATGTTTATATGCCGCAAAGGTTTGGTTGGTAGGCTTCGCGCTAAGATTAGCCTGGCTTTGTACTGAAAAGGGGGAAGGACACATAGTGACACAGATGCTTCTGGTCTTTCCCAGGAGGTGTGACCTAATGAGGTTTGTTGTGAGAATAAAGCAATGTggtttcacatatattatctatCATAGACTAGGGACTCAAGAAATGCATATTCCCtcctcactttctttctctctttccttccttccttcctttcttccttctctc
The Pan troglodytes isolate AG18354 chromosome 10, NHGRI_mPanTro3-v2.0_pri, whole genome shotgun sequence genome window above contains:
- the GPRC5A gene encoding retinoic acid-induced protein 3: MATTVPDGCRNGLKSKYYRLCDKAEAWGIVLETVATAGVVTSVAFMLALPILVCKVQDSNRRKMLPTQFLFLLGVLGIFGLTFAFIIGLDGSTGPTRFFLFGILFSICFSCLLAHAVSLTQLVRGRKPLSLLVILGLAVGFSLVQDVIAIEYIVLTMNRTNVNVFSELSAPRRNEDFVLLLIYVLFLMALTFLMSSFTFCGSFTGWKRHGAHIYLTMLLSIAIWVAWITLLMLPDFDRRWDDTILSSALAANGWVFLLAYVSPEFWLLTKQRNPMDYPVEDAFCKPQLVKKSYGVENRAYSQEEITQGFEEIGDTLYAPYSTHFQLQNQPPQKEFSIPRAHAWPSPYKDYEVKKEGS